A window of Plasmodium brasilianum strain Bolivian I chromosome 8, whole genome shotgun sequence contains these coding sequences:
- a CDS encoding hypothetical protein (conserved Plasmodium protein) produces the protein MNSNSIVDILNNISSSCNKKKEKYKNVGGTKVSVHFKKKEELKNIKMNKEELLKKNKSNPLPESVRFKNGTTVEYSSTNVVSSVRAPKVEKEILDNINIENTKRGNISGRINDKISNKISNKIRDKMNDKINDKISNKVNDKNNDKIYNKMNNKNKRRQDRHKEKYLCSLTSPSERYDKNMVSNHYLLSQSCAYLRFKCAREANINLSKIGKNKNIIMDHHIANDNNENSTKYVNKISMQNYPYNIIVKKKRKRDASSKINEEQNVLLGKPNCSMMYSTLYNDTHVSIEDINGMTKCQSEKYMYDLLYEHDNKNRIDSINRTKYDGTSFPEAYEIFEKEKHINSSGVSSSSINNKDSSVNGNNRCRKTISCMHRGETSSQGNKNESNNVFELMKIKFIMDQNERSSYKRDEKFFYSNCNNNNNKFIKFLMTEIKIEIKVYKLILLLLILILVLSFSKSVSNYIVITRKCYNIYENPIKSVKRLLKFMIIALKIDVLLLNELLSLFSQHAEKSLRLCLRSKIKKYTLVKKNSLTKNYASYINTLRISRNTCWTGKDSCFSDDLSTIRTKKNKKDLEEHSIMILNKNKNKKTPIHFFLVCGNKKKYIVFKNFCSCFYFKEKVLCNHSDILCKHLLSVLLAECFKTYKNIFLESNLFFEWYIKKLNF, from the exons atgaaCAGTAATTCTATAGTCGATATTCTGAATAATATATCAAGTTCatgtaataagaaaaaggagaaatataaaaatgttggTGGTACTAAAGTATCAGTACATTTcaagaaaaaggaagaactaaagaatattaaaatgaataaggaagagttattaaaaaaaaataaatctaatCCTTTACCTGAATCGGTCAGGTTTAAAAATGGTACTACTGTAGAATATTCATCCACAAATGTAGTTAGTAGTGTGAGGGCACCTAAGGTGGAAAAGGAAATTTTGGATAATATCAACATAGAAAATACGAAGAGAGGGAATATTAGTGGCAGaattaatgataaaattagCAATAAAATTAGCAATAAAATTAGAGATAAAATGAACGATAAGATTAACGATAAGATTAGCAATAAGGTGAACGATAAAAATAACgataaaatttacaataaaatgaacaataaaaataaacggAGGCAAGACCGacataaggaaaaatatctGTGTAGTCTCACTTCCCCCTCAGAAAggtatgataaaaatatggtAAGCAATCATTATCTACTTAGTCAAAGCTGCGCATATTTAAGATTCAAATGTGCTAGGGAAGCAAATATCAATTTATCCAAAAtagggaaaaataaaaatataataatggaTCATCATATTGCCAATGATAACAATGAAAATAGTacaaaatatgttaataaaatatctaTGCAGAACTACCCATATAacataatagtaaaaaaaaaaagaaaaagagatgCATCTTccaaaataaatgaagagCAAAATGTCCTTTTAGGTAAACCTAACTGCAGCATGATGTATAGTACGCTATACAACGATACACATGTTAGTATTGAGGATATAAATGGAATGACAAAGTGTCAAAGTGAAAAATACATGTATGATTTATTGTATGAACATGACAATAAAAATCGCATAGATTCGATCAACAGAACAAAATATGATGGTACGTCATTCCCTGAGGCATATGAGATTTtcgaaaaggaaaaacatatTAACAGTTCAGGAGttagtagtagcagtattaataataaagatagTAGTgttaatggtaataatagaTGTCGGAAAACAATTTCATGTATGCATAGGGGGGAAACATCATCGCAAGGTAATAAAAATGAGTCAAATAATGTGTTtgaattaatgaaaataaaatttattatggATCAAAATGAGAGATCGTCATACAAAAGAGATgaaaagtttttttattcaaattgtaataataataataacaaatttattaaatttcttATGAccgaaataaaaatagaaatcaaggtatataaattaattctgcttctattaatattaatattagtaTTATCATTTTCTAAAAGTGTGTCTAATTATATAGTTATTACAAGAAAATGctacaatatatatgaaaaccCAATAAAATCCGTAAAAcgattattaaaatttatgattATTGCTTTAAAAATAG ACGTATTGTTACTAAATGAATTactttcccttttttctcAACACGCTGAAAAGAGTTTAAGATTATGCTTGAGgtctaaaattaaaaagtataccttagtaaaaaaaaatagtttaacgaaaaattatgcatcatatataaacaccCTGAGAATAAGTAGGAATACATGTTGGACGGGGAAAGACTCATGTTTTAGTGATGACCTTAGTACTATCAGAACAAAGAAGAATAAGAAGGATTTAGAAGAACATTCAATAATGATTTTGaacaagaataaaaataaaaaaacacccatacatttttttctagtttgtggaaataaaaaaaagtacattgtatttaagaatttttgttcttgtttttattttaaggaAAAAGTTTTATGCAATCATAGTGATATATTATGTAAGCATCTTTTATCCGTTCTATTGGCAGAATGTTTCAAAACTTAtaagaacatttttttagaatcgaacttattttttgaatggtacattaaaaaattgaactTTTGA
- a CDS encoding hypothetical protein (conserved Plasmodium protein) has product MYHLLKNALNFDNFKNIRLDLISKVKTPDHFDAHEENEVLNFLKDREVTSEGLKLSTNRNCENIFTVEKKLKHINSLKRVLNEITKLRHDEKSALNKSRGEIKITHERDMDDSSFLENMNNDNYDNGKMEIFNNFVMQEGKNKKGLSINMFCKTLSKRIDKRRLKNSKFFKSLIIKYVSEMNKNDSKCTQINKFNIINKLNVCLGYDKKCTNAKDDDDNIKKLTIHLKRISNYKCILKKNLNLIKRKKKIKRFVKDFYNRKNDDSNQLKSNIKGTHFIEDELYLKNKNVIKKEYSYFKHNNKNVFEILPIIVNQFQKEEYSNRNIISITEKKNCLQHSIDKKEINKNTHNGLNKIENLFEETPADEKVNNISEEGNRNNFLKFHICAYTKKGDITNDKINELKKGKGYLVINNFGNINKSASSLKNVNLSMIRRMSTNNQCKNKKEIKINKDRHFHFFSNNINYYETVINKEKHKEENSKKDNCFSSNNVTHNKDMNEIKQKIKTALISLNNIKKNNYKLKFCLEKEIIDNTIHHNELKKSIYSLFNGNNLQRKNVQVNQGSQNENVESNKRNKQSGDTNNGKMVKKQDKEGDVQKDNINKIANEIFPKKKVALDKTKFKLNRNVQHFYNDINLKKKEKTPLSSSETEVKFEHSTITDNTTKRKTKLVSSIQTKRNIFKEPKDHQPVELPYANVKKEQHMNQTSVKLKKYISILNSIKLNENKCHYKSLEDKEKIDIINSTEKAYNYNFHIVQNKNNTLKNSEKDKLYCTDDISNNTFLNNFKINFNKGTENNSNNFVKSKLKAFYKKKEYYNSEDKYVNNVKQMKEHFEENNGYDEKTKTSAKKYWSCEKKENIFVNNINFNNDCYINKTHNANTFYNNKFVDDKKIHNDGSSNIFMKKSVGLQQFVLINREKKKEDSHLKSVRNIKKIINSEIYVNKRFEKINKRNKIAINIIENYLDNKNRTSLVFQKERERNTYLQANCRLENSGQKKQVHFLPGLYDHYAFLLLSLKNCNVR; this is encoded by the exons atgtaccatttattgaaaaatgCATTGAACTTCGATAACTTTAAGAATATCAGACTTGATTTAATTAGCAAAGTAAAAACACCTGATCACTTTGATGCACATGAGGAAAATGAagtacttaattttttaaaagatagaGAAGTTACTTCTGAAGGTTTGAAGTTGAGTACAAATAGGAATTgcgaaaatatatttacagttgaaaaaaaattaaaacatattaataGTTTGAAACGtgttttaaatgaaataacaaaattaaggCATGACGAGAAATCAGCGTTAAACAAGAGTAGAGGAGAAATCAAAATAACTCACGAAAGAGATATGGAtgattcttcatttttagaaaatatgaataatgataattatgataatggaaaaatggaaatCTTCAACAACTTTGTTATGCAAGAAggaaagaacaaaaaagggCTTTCTATTAATATGTTCTGTAAAACTTTGTCCAAAAGGATAGATAAAAGAAGacttaaaaatagtaaattttttaaaagtctTATTATTAAGTACGTTTCAGAgatgaataaaaatgattcTAAATGTACGCAAATAAATaagtttaatataataaacaagTTAAATGTTTGTCTTGGCTATGATAAAAAGTGCACTAATGCAAaggatgatgatgataacattaaaaaattaacgattcatttaaaaaggataagtaattataagtgtatattaaaaaagaatttgaatttaataaaaagaaaaaaaaaaatcaaaagatTTGTAAAAGATTTTTACAACAGGAAAAATGATGATAGCAATCAACTTAAAAGCAATATCAAAGGAACACATTTTATAGAAGATgaattatacttaaaaaacaaaaacgttattaaaaaagaatatagtTATTTTAAGCATAATAACAAAAACGTCTTTGAAATATTACCTATAATTGTCAACCAATTTCAGAAAGAGGAGTATTCTAACAGAAATATCATTAGTataactgaaaaaaaaaattgtctaCAACATTCTATAGACAAAAAG GAAATAAACAAGAACACGCATAATGGACTTAACAAAATTGAGAACTTGTTTGAGGAAACACCTGCAGATGAAAaagttaataatatatccGAAGAGGGAAACagaaacaattttttaaaatttcacaTATGCGCTTACACTAAAAAAGGAGATATAACGAATGACAAAATTAATGAGTTGAAGAAGGGTAAAGGATACCTagtaattaataatttcggtaatataaataaaagtgcATCTAGTTTGAAAAACGTAAATTTGAGTATGATCAGGAGAATGAGCACTAATAATCAGTgtaagaacaaaaaagaaattaaaataaataaagatcgtcattttcatttttttagtaataatattaattattatgaaacggtgattaataaagaaaaacataaagAGGAAAACTCAAAAAAAGACAACTGTTTTTCTAGTAACAATGTAACACACAATAAAGATATGAATGAAatcaaacaaaaaattaaaacagcACTAATCAGTTTgaacaatattaaaaagaataattataaattaaaattttgtcttgaaaaagaaattatagaTAATACAATTCATCATAATGagctaaaaaaaagtatatactCTCTTTTTAATGGAAATAACttacaaagaaaaaacgTTCAAGTGAACCAAGGTagtcaaaatgaaaatgtcgAATCAAACAAAAGGAACAAACAAAGTGGTGATACAAATAATGGGAAAATGGTTAAAAAACAAGATAAGGAGGGAGATGTACAAAAGgataacattaataaaattgcAAATGAAATTttcccaaaaaaaaaagttgctCTGGACAAAACAAAGTTTAAACTTAACAGAAATGTTCAGCATTTTTACaatgatattaatttaaaaaaaaaagaaaagacaCCCCTTTCCTCCAGTGAAACAGAAGTAAAATTCGAACATAGCACTATCACAGATAATACTACTAAAAGAAAGACGAAGTTAGTGAGCAGTATACAGAcaaaaaggaatatttttaaagaaccAAAGGATCACCAACCTGTGGAATTACCATATGCAAAtgtaaaaaaggaacaaCATATGAACCAAACATCCGTGAAATTGAAGAAATACATATCTATTTTAAATAgcattaaattaaatgaaaacaaatgTCATTATAAGAGTTTAGAAGATAAAGAGAAAattgatattattaatagTACAGAAAAGGCATATAACTACAACTTCCATATtgttcaaaataaaaataatactctGAAAAATTCAGAAAAAGACAAATTGTATTGTACTGATgatatatcaaataatacttttttaaataacttcaaaattaattttaataaggGTACGGAAAATAATTCAAACAATTTCGTtaaatcaaaattaaaagcattttacaaaaaaaaagaatattataatagtgaagataaatatgtaaataatgtGAAACAAATGAAAGAACATTTTGAGGAGAATAATGGGtatgatgaaaaaacaaaaacgtCTGCAAAGAAATATTGGAGTTgtgaaaagaaagaaaatatatttgtaaataatataaattttaataacgattgttatataaataaaacacaTAATGcaaatactttttataataacaaatttgttgatgataaaaaaatacataatgaTGGCAGttccaatatttttatgaaaaaatctGTTGGATTACAacaatttgttttaattaacagagaaaagaaaaaagaagattctcatttaaaaagtgtaagaaatattaaaaaaataataaattctgAAATATACGTAAACAAGCggtttgaaaaaataaataaaagaaataaaattgcaataaatataattgaaaattatctagataataaaaataggacATCTTTAGTTTTTCAAAAGGAAAGGGAAAGAAACACATATTTGCAGGCAAACTGTAGACTTGAAAACTCCGGTCAAAAGAAACAAGTTCACTTTTTACCAGGTTTATATGATCATTATGCATTTTTACTCCTTAGCTTAAAAAATTGCAATGTCAGGTGA
- a CDS encoding eukaryotic translation initiation factor 4E, giving the protein MKYLTFNKSSKDAFDLNEKLGATKIDLSNPLLLQYTWVIWEQVSDNKIKQSNNYKDYTRPLAKFNSVQKFWQLWNRLPQPSDLLTQRCMKRLSDDGELRIVDALMIFRDNIQPMWEDPANCGGGHFEYKILPKDFPYSQIDEFWNNLVLAIVGCSLKYYNLITGIRLVDKLSVSRFGHIRIEIWYTTITEDTTLSNLRKDLEEHMCNRIDGNHVFPPRARNLSHAHK; this is encoded by the coding sequence atgaagtacttaacatttaataaaagtagTAAAGACGCATTTGACTTAAATGAAAAGTTAGGAGCAACTAAAATTGATTTATCGAACCCACTGTTATTACAGTATACTTGGGTAATATGGGAACAAGTCTcagataataaaattaaacaaagtaataattataaggaTTATACAAGACCTTTAGCAAAATTTAATAGTGTTCAAAAGTTTTGGCAGCTATGGAATAGATTACCTCAACCAAGTGATTTACTTACTCAAAGATGTATGAAAAGATTATCAGATGATGGGGAATTACGTATTGTTGATGCTCTTATGATTTTTAGAGATAATATACAACCAATGTGGGAAGACCCAGCTAATTGTGGAGGTGGCCATTTTgagtataaaatattaccaAAAGATTTTCCATATAGTCAGATAGATGAATTTTGGAATAATCTTGTATTGGCAATTGTTGGTTGTAGTTTGAAATATTACAACTTAATAACAGGAATTAGATTAGTAGATAAATTAAGTGTTTCACGATTTGGTCATATAAGAATAGAAATATGGTATACTACAATAACAGAAGATACTACTCTTAGTAATTTAAGAAAAGATCTTGAAGAGCATATGTGCAATCGTATTGATGGTAATCATGTTTTTCCACCAAGAGCTAGGAATCTCAGTCACGCACACAAGTAA